Proteins co-encoded in one Polaromonas vacuolata genomic window:
- a CDS encoding DEAD/DEAH box helicase: MTSSFSTLSLAEPLARAVAEMGYETMTPIQAQAIPVVLQGKDVMGAAQTGTGKTAAFALPLLQRMMKHENASTSPARHPVRALVLLPTRELAVQVGEQVELYAKHTNLRSTCVFGGMDMKVQTAELKKGVEVLVATPGRLLDHIEAKNAVLNQVEYVVLDEADRMLDIGFLPDLERILSYLPKKRITLLFSATFSPEIKRLASSYLQDPVTIEVARSNATASTVEQHFFSVGSDDKRRALHQVLKTRGMKQAFVFVNSKLGCARLARSLEREGLKTTALHGDKSQDERLKALEAFKSGAVDLLVCTDVAARGLDIKDVPAVFNFDVPFNAEDYVHRIGRTGRAGASGLAVSFVAPSDQRLVADIEKLIKTKIEIEPMVYDEDQPRISEQGRINDGRRMYRDEQENAGRETSAREPRRESREPRERREYTPTRQTAQSRDPFFSQPYESKPIATDTPPAWDSAAKTSPARSGVSANIKARKKVAALFKPAEV, translated from the coding sequence ATGACATCATCTTTTTCCACACTTTCGCTGGCAGAACCGCTGGCCCGCGCCGTAGCCGAGATGGGCTACGAAACCATGACACCGATTCAAGCGCAGGCCATTCCGGTCGTGCTGCAAGGCAAAGACGTGATGGGAGCCGCGCAAACCGGTACCGGCAAAACTGCCGCCTTCGCCCTGCCATTGCTGCAACGCATGATGAAGCATGAGAACGCATCCACCTCGCCCGCCCGTCATCCGGTGCGCGCTTTGGTGTTGCTACCTACCCGTGAGCTGGCGGTGCAAGTCGGTGAGCAGGTCGAGCTGTATGCTAAACATACCAATCTGCGCAGCACTTGCGTGTTTGGCGGTATGGACATGAAGGTACAAACTGCTGAACTTAAAAAAGGCGTTGAAGTACTAGTGGCCACACCAGGTCGTTTGCTAGACCATATCGAGGCTAAGAACGCGGTTCTTAATCAAGTTGAGTACGTGGTCTTAGACGAAGCCGACCGCATGCTTGACATTGGATTTTTGCCTGACTTAGAGCGCATCCTGAGCTATTTGCCCAAAAAACGCATCACCTTGCTGTTCTCGGCTACTTTCTCGCCTGAAATCAAACGACTCGCGTCGAGCTATCTACAAGACCCGGTCACTATTGAGGTGGCTAGATCAAACGCAACAGCGTCGACTGTCGAGCAACATTTCTTTAGCGTCGGCTCTGACGACAAGCGCCGTGCCTTGCATCAAGTGCTCAAGACTCGCGGAATGAAGCAGGCTTTTGTGTTTGTTAACAGCAAGCTCGGCTGCGCCCGGCTGGCGCGATCGCTTGAGCGCGAAGGCCTCAAGACCACTGCGCTGCACGGCGATAAAAGCCAAGACGAGCGTTTAAAGGCGTTAGAAGCCTTTAAAAGCGGCGCCGTCGATTTGCTGGTTTGCACCGATGTGGCTGCACGCGGACTAGACATCAAGGACGTGCCAGCGGTATTTAACTTTGATGTGCCGTTTAATGCCGAGGACTACGTGCACCGCATTGGCCGTACTGGCCGTGCCGGCGCATCTGGTCTTGCGGTGAGTTTTGTCGCCCCAAGCGATCAGCGCTTGGTGGCCGATATTGAAAAGCTCATCAAGACCAAAATCGAAATTGAACCCATGGTCTACGACGAAGACCAGCCGCGTATTAGCGAGCAAGGACGTATCAATGACGGTCGCCGCATGTACCGTGATGAGCAAGAAAATGCTGGCCGCGAAACATCAGCGCGTGAACCCCGCCGTGAATCACGTGAGCCACGTGAGCGGCGCGAATACACGCCTACGCGCCAAACCGCCCAGTCGCGCGATCCGTTTTTCTCTCAGCCTTATGAGTCCAAGCCGATTGCGACGGATACGCCTCCCGCATGGGATTCAGCGGCCAAGACCAGTCCAGCTCGTAGCGGTGTGTCGGCCAATATCAAGGCGAGGAAAAAAGTCGCTGCTTTGTTCAAGCCTGCCGAGGTCTGA
- a CDS encoding YihY/virulence factor BrkB family protein, whose amino-acid sequence MSKLTESTTNNSANGKALQLARFSIGLLSPLLIFRLIKRAIRQWLDAGGLSMSAAMSFYGLLSLAPLLVMVVGLLGWWLDHTYIETNLIREIGAVIGVQGAQLLKQALASAQEPTQGIVASVIAFVLLIFGATGIFAEMQAAFGRLWLQDGQAPVTQKWWYGATLRLRGIACILAFGFLLLVSLSVATFFRLLSTWASEYLPVAEIGLLINEVISFGFCVALFVALMRMSAGPKPASRFLIFGACVGALLFSLGKHLLAFYLSTAAIVSAYGAAGSLVVILMWIYFSSAVLLLAASVARAWSDASLKARAIHAAHYSAIRAANSAVQDR is encoded by the coding sequence ATGTCCAAGCTGACTGAATCCACAACCAACAATTCAGCCAACGGCAAGGCCTTACAGCTGGCCCGGTTCAGCATAGGCCTGCTTTCACCTTTGCTTATTTTTCGGCTGATCAAGCGTGCCATACGCCAATGGCTAGACGCTGGTGGCCTGAGTATGAGTGCAGCCATGTCTTTTTATGGCTTGCTCAGCTTGGCACCGTTGCTGGTGATGGTGGTCGGTTTACTTGGCTGGTGGCTAGACCACACTTACATAGAAACCAATCTCATACGTGAAATCGGCGCAGTCATTGGCGTTCAGGGCGCGCAATTGCTCAAGCAAGCGCTGGCCAGTGCTCAGGAGCCAACCCAAGGCATAGTCGCGTCTGTGATCGCTTTCGTGCTGCTTATTTTTGGTGCGACTGGCATTTTCGCTGAGATGCAAGCCGCTTTTGGGCGCCTCTGGCTCCAAGATGGGCAAGCGCCGGTAACGCAAAAATGGTGGTACGGCGCTACGCTGCGTTTGCGCGGCATCGCGTGTATTTTGGCCTTTGGCTTTTTGCTATTGGTGTCACTTTCAGTAGCGACTTTTTTTCGGCTACTTTCTACTTGGGCGAGCGAGTACCTGCCGGTAGCCGAAATCGGTCTTTTGATCAATGAAGTGATTTCCTTTGGTTTTTGTGTCGCACTCTTTGTGGCCTTGATGCGTATGAGTGCTGGCCCAAAACCAGCTTCGCGATTTTTGATTTTTGGTGCTTGCGTGGGTGCTTTGCTGTTTTCACTTGGCAAGCATTTGCTTGCGTTTTATCTCTCGACCGCAGCCATTGTCTCGGCCTATGGCGCGGCCGGCTCCTTGGTTGTAATTTTGATGTGGATTTATTTCTCATCTGCCGTGCTACTGCTCGCCGCCAGCGTAGCGCGCGCGTGGTCAGATGCTTCGCTAAAAGCGCGGGCGATACATGCTGCCCATTATTCTGCGATCCGCGCAGCCAATAGCGCTGTACAGGATCGCTAG